Proteins from a genomic interval of Lycium ferocissimum isolate CSIRO_LF1 chromosome 2, AGI_CSIRO_Lferr_CH_V1, whole genome shotgun sequence:
- the LOC132048235 gene encoding calcium-binding protein KRP1-like, giving the protein MAAMGRDLVFEDFFPSMVEKLGSEGFLNELKNGFRVLMDKEREVITFESLKKNSALLGLENMNDDELMCMLREGDLDGDGCLNEREFCVLMVRLSPDLMDKSRMWLAQSVENVV; this is encoded by the coding sequence ATGGCTGCAATGGGACGTGACTTGGTGTTCGAGGATTTTTTCCCATCCATGGTGGAGAAACTCGGGTCGGAAGGGTTCTTGAACGAGCTCAAGAACGGGTTTCGGGTGCTAATGGATAAGGAGAGGGAAGTGATTACGTTCGAGAGCTTGAAGAAGAATTCGGCGTTGTTAGGGTTGGAaaatatgaatgatgatgagCTAATGTGCATGTTGAGAGAAGGGGATTTGGATGGAGATGGTTGCTTGAATGAGAGGGAATTTTGTGTGCTAATGGTAAGGTTGAGCCCTGATTTGATGGACAAATCAAGAATGTGGTTGGCTCAGAGTGTTGAAAATGTGGTTTAA